CCAGGGCGAGGCACTGGAGGCCAACCTCAAGCTGGCCGCGAGGGTGACGGAGCTGGCCGAGGCTCGCGGCTGCACGCCGAGCCAGCTCGCCCTCGCGTGGCTGCTGGCCCAGGGCGAGGACATCGTCCCGATCCCGGGCACCCGCCGCGTGAAGTACCTCGAGGAGAACGTGGTCGCCGCGTCGCTGAAACTCAGCCCGGCAGAACTGGAGGCGCTGGAAGAAGCCGTGCCGCGTGGGGCCGTGGTGGGCGAGCGGTACGGGGATATGAGCTCGATCGACGGGTAGTTCCGGTCGCGGTCAGGGGCGGTTGACGTACTCTCACTCGCACGCGGTCATGCAACGGCCCCGGCTTACGCACCCGGGCCCTGAGATCTCCGACGGCGGCCGACACGGACAAGACCGATGAGCAACAGGACCGCGACGGCGACGGAGAAGCCCCACAGGATTTCGTTCCCGGGCGAGCCGAAACCACTCCATGAGTAACAGACGCCCGGCCGATCCACGTAGTCGATGCACACCCCACCACCGAAACTCTGGACATAAAGGTTCAGTGCGGCCAGGGCAAGCAGTCCGAGCACCCAAGGCCAGCGACGACCCCGGGGCCGCCTCGATTCCCCGTACATGGTGTTGCGATCTGCGGCCACGACGACCTCCTACCGCGAGTATAGAGCCGCGGGAGGGCGACGAAGGGGCTCCCCGGCCTCCGCGAACCAAAACAGCACGGACGTGCTATTTTGGTTCTTCCCCCTCCCGGGCACGAGCGAGGCTGACAGCGGTTTCGATGTGTTCCACGATGGACTCGACAGGCTGGTGCTCCCAATAGCGGAGCACGGTCCAGCCGTTCTCCGCCAGGACACGTGTGGTTTCCAGATCCCGTTCGACGTTGCGAGCGAGTTTGCCGGCCCAGAACGTCGCATTGTGTTGGACTACCTGCGAATGCAGAGGACACCCGTGCCAGAAGCACCCATCGAGGAATACTGCGAGCTTCAGCCTGGTGAAGACGAGATCGGCTCGGCGTCGAAACCCCGGAACCGGGGCGAAATCGACCCGATACCGGAGCCCATTGGCATGCAGACGCTTCCGGACCGCCAGCTCGAGACCGGTGTCCCGGCCGCGGTTGGATTGCATCGACCGCCGGACGCCGCTCGACGAAGCCCAAGACGCGTCAGATTCCATAGGCCAAGTGTGCTCCTACACCGCGTCGATGATCGCCTGGTCCTCCTTCGACTTGTCGATCACGCGGAACCCGATGCGACCACGGGGAGCGGATGCGTACGGCATCGCCAGCGAGAACAGCGTTGCAACGTCCTCGACGTGGACGGGATCCGCCAGAAGATCCGGATCCCGATCGGCTTTGTCCAGAGATTCCGGGTCTGCGGCAAACGTCAGAAGCATGGCCCCTCGTGTGGGTTCGCTGAGTTTGGCAGCTTCTGCGCCGCCCGGGGCGGCACTGTTTCCGGCGATCCGCTCAATGGCGGCACGCTGTCGGAAGGAGCTACCGGAGAAACCGCCACGATCACCTCGCCGCGCCCGGTTCAGGAGCTGCACCGAAACACCCTCTACGTCTCGGTACGGGATCTTCTTCAAGTCGGGTACCACGATGGCCCAGTCCTTGAGAAGACCCTTGTCGATTGCCTGCCGCATGAATCGCAACGTCGGCGCGAAGGAAAAGCCTTCGGTCCACGAGAACTGCTTCAGCGCCTGGTAAACCGACTCCGCGTCAACGATCGCTACTCGCGCCTCAAACGTCTTCGTCTTCGGGTCCTGGGCTCTGGAGCCTTCCACATATTCGAACTCGGTAAGCTCGCCAAGGTCATCCAGCCAGCCGCGAACCACCGAGAAGTGAGTCGCGTTGTTCGAGCCATCCCCCCTGTCAGCTTGGCGCGGGAAGTCCTTGAGTTGACCTCCATCACCTTCGAAGTCAAGTTCCGCGTTGTACATTTTGTTGACGCCGGTCGGCTTCAGCCAAGGCAATTGCTGGAATACCAGTGGGGGCACATCGATTGGACGGACCTCAGGGCGTCCGTCTTCTCCCAGTTTCGCGAATCGCTTGAGTTGAGCGCGGAAGGCCTCTTCATCCTGAATGATCGCAGTAAACGCGTCGTATAGATCGAAGGTCTTTCCTCGGGCATCGGTCACATCGCGTGCGATGAACAGCCGAACGAGGTCTCGGTAACCGGGGCGATATCCGAACCATCGGCCCATTTGCATCAACGTGTCCGCCGCGTTGGCCTTGCGCCGATAATAGGAAACCGTCAGGCCCTCAACCGTGAACCCTCGGCTCAGCTTCGTCCCGCCGACCATCACACGCCAATACCGTCCGGTGGCGAAGTCCATGGCCTTGTAGTCGCTCTCCTTGGAGCCGTTGACGATGACCACCGGATCGCCCTTGACAAGCATGAGGTCCAGCGCCTGACCGATGTGCCGCTTCAGTTCGTCGAATGTCCCCGGCAGCGCAGCGTCCCAGTCGTCCCGCGACTCGTGGACAACCCGGAAATCCGATTCGAAAAGCTGCCTCAGCCTCGCCAGGCCGGCTGGTCTGTTGAAGTCCGAAGTGTTCCAGACATCGAGAATGAGATCTTTGAGCTCCTTGTGTTCGTCCTGCTTCACTGACTGGTGGACCAACATCGTGTGGTGCCGGAAGTTGAGCTCCGGATCCTGTTCACTACGCCAGAGCTTGATGGCTCCACTCAGCACGAAAGAGTCGAGGGCCTTCCTGAGTTCCTCACGTTCCTTCTCCGGTGAAGCAGCATACAAGTTACGGACGAATGCCTTCTCGTTCGAATTTGACGCATCAATCGCTTCGTCGTCAGGCAGCGGTTCCAAATCATGGAACTGCTTTCCTCCCATGTACGCCGGCGGCGGATCCAGAGCGACGATGAAATCAGTGGGAAAGATATCAACCGAATCCTCTGGTGAGACGAAGACGTTGGCGAACGGCGTCGCAGTGTAGCCGACATATTGGGCGCGAGGCATCTCCGAGAGGATCCGAGAGATCAGTCCATTGATCGCGGTTCGTTCCTTCGCCTCGGTGGTTTTCGCCCGGTTCGGGTTGGTGGTGTTGACCGACGCCTGATCCGCCTCGTCATCGATCACGAGGACAGGAATCTCTTTGAGCGACGCGTGAATGTCCCGGAGATCTCGAAGGAGCTTCTCGAGCACCACCTTGTTCTTCTTGACGACCGCCAAGCGGACATCCGTTCCGAACAAATTGAATGGATCGTACAGAGGCTTCTTCGGATCCCTCAGCTCACCGGTCCGCCTGTAGTCCAGCGCATCGAGGCCTGCCTTCAGCGCTTTGTAGTCTCCCGAGGCCGTGGTCAACCGTTTGATCGCAGGAATGTCGGGGGCGGAATTGATATCGATGCCGTGCTTGAGGAACTTACCAGCAAGCCAATCCGTATCGCCGTCTCCGATGTAGTCGACACCACGCACTGCGGCTGGATCCTCAGGGTCACGACCACCGAGGATGTTCTCCTCACCCACCAGCTCGCGGTCAAGGCGACGTTGGGTCTGGCCACGCAGCAATTCGATGGTTCCTGTCAGAACAACCACGAGTCGATAGCCGGCATCGATCGCTTTCGCGGTGATTCCTGTGAAGTTCGCGGTCTTCCCACTCTGAACATAACCGACAACGAGTCCCTTGGACTGGTATGAGCTCTCGCCCGCGGGATCGGCCAGGCGTCCGACGATGTCCGTAGTGGACTCGTCAAGGCCAGCGATCGCTTCCGGAGTCCAGCCACCTCTCTCGAGGACGCCTTTGTATGCGTTCCAATAAAAATCGTGTGCGGCCCTCCTGTCGGAGGTGTACCACGGGTCCCATGGTCCCGGATTTGAGATGACGGTGTCGCGCTGGGCCACCGTAGGGAACTTCACGTCCAGGCGTTCCCGGGAGTCTGAACTGATACCCAGCTTTTCGAAGACCAGATCCCGACGCTCCCGGCTGTGCCGCTCAGTATCGCCGGCCCATTCGGCATCGGTCTGTGCATCCCACTTCGCAAGACACATGTGCGCGGCCTTCTGAGCCGTCGAATTGCCGTCGCCTCCGATAATCGCGTCGATGATCTCGGCCTCGGCCGATTCCAAACCGAGATCCTCCAACTCATTGTTGACCCTCTTGATCAGAGGTCGCGGTCCAACCTCCCGCATGCCATTGAAGACGACCTGGATAGCGGTAACCAGCTCAGAAACTGCGTCGGTCATGCGGGCTCCTCACAGAAATCCTCAAGTGGCGCGGGCGGCACCACGAAATTCAAATGACTTACGTCGACACGATACGAGACGGCACTGACAAGAATTCGCTGAGGCACCACCTGGTCGAGTCTCGGGGCAGTGATCGCGGGGAACTGGTCGTCCACAAAGTAGGCCCGCGGAGTCGATCGGACCTGAAACCTCGTAACGTAGAGATCCGCAGCTTCGTCGGCCCAGCCAAGCCCCTGGAGCGCGGTATCGAAGGTTCTCCGCGCACGGTCGATCCGTCGCCGGATGGAGGTGATCAGCTCCGCGAGCGTGAAACCGTCACCGGATGCGCCTGCAAGCGTGACTTGGAGCGAGAGCAGATAGAGGGTCCGGTCGCCAGCAGGCTGCAGCTGTGATTCGGTTCCGATGACGTGGACGCGGGACTCCGAGCGCGTCGTCTTCACTTCGACGTCGAAGTCCTCGAATCCGAAGTCATGTTCTTCAGAATAGGGTCCCAACCAAGCCTGCATGGCTTGGTCTTCCCCCAGCCGATCGATGGCATGGCCAAGGACGATCAACTCACCGAGGAGACCGGCTTCCTTTTCGTCGCTCATCTTGCGCCTGCTGCTGAGCAGCCCCTTGAGGCCTGCAAGCGATTCGGAGACCGCGTGCCGGAAGGACGCACCGCTTTCGAGCTGGTCTACGATGGACACGATCAGAACATAAGCCTCGTAATGCAAGTACGTCGCGTTCACTGTCAGCCGGAACCAGTCGCCCTGCTTCCCGATCACGTTGATCCGTTCAACACGGATGTGTTCGTAGCTTGCAACGTCAGGATCACCACCCAGAGCAGGGCTGATCAAGCGCAGTTCTTGCCGCGACGGATCGATCTCCAACACTGAGTCAGTTGATTCGCTCAGCGTGAATGCCGCCTCAACGCCCGCGCTGAAGTATTCCTCCACGGTGTCCGGCGAAAGGTCCCGCTCACTCATCGTTCTCCCCCAATTTCCGTGACTGCTGCGACAACTCTTCCCTCAACGCTGCGGTCAGAAGCTGCTCCCATGCCGAGATTTCGGCCTTTTCGCGAGGTCCCAGGTGCGACCCCTCGAAGTACTTCGAGTACACGATCATCAGAAGCGTCTTCACAAAAGGGGCGTCGGCGGCGTCCATACTGTTCGGACCCGCGATGACGTCACGGTACTGTTCGTTGAGCCAGATCGTCCGGCGGTCCAAGTCGACACGAATCGGAGCCTCGGTCAGTTCCACTTGCCAGCGGATGTCGACCGGGTCCGCCGCGACGCGTTCCACGCTGGACTCGAAGGCGTCGATGAGATCAGCCCCGAAACCCCGGCCCGGTTCAACGAGTTCGACCGGGCGCTTCGTGTACTTTCTGGCCTCTGCGCGCGAACCGGCAGCCGCTTCAAGGAATTCTGAGAACGCCATCCCCTGGGCCCCCACCACGGCATGCCGGAGGGCATGCCGAAGGTCAGAGTCGAGTTCGAGACCGGCCTTCTCCGGGTTGATGGTGATATGCGCTCCGAGCGGCTCAGCGATATCCAGCTCGATCCGGGCATACTCAAGCTCTGGGCGATTGACCGTCAACGTGTTCCATCCGCCGATCTGAAGCAACCGGTCCGCGCGATAGAAGTAGAACCCCTGAGCGAGTGCTCCTGGCTTCCCACCAAGCCGGAATTCTGGCCGACCAGACTGGGCGGCCGGCCAGATGTGCGCCCGGCCTTCCACCGTGGTTCCGTCAAGTGACACCTGTATTCTCGCCGGGTAATCATCGTTCGGCAGTCGAGAATATCCGAACGGATCGATCGGCTGCACCTGTCGCGGCACACCGGACTCGGAATACTCAACGTCAAAGACCTCCACGCCGATCCGCACGGCGCCTGACGCGAGCAGCCGGTGGAACACCACCCCAAGGTGAGACGTCACGGAGTTGATCCGCGCGTCCAGCCATCGGGCTCTGTCAGAACCGTCTTCGCTGCTCAGAAAAGTTCGAGGTTGAGACCACTCGACAACAGTTCCGTTGGGGAAGGCGAAATCAACCCTGAGGCGCCCCAGAATGTCGTCCACTTCGTCCGTGTCGAGATCCGAGACTTTGGTCGGTTCCGAGGCTTCGATCATGCGGCCCGTCGAAGGGGCACCGTTGCGTCGCGAATACACCCGGAGAATGTCCGCCTGGCTGAGGGAAGCGGCCTTCAACCCAAGCCCGAAATGCCCGAGGTCGCCAACTTGGTAGTCGCGTTTCCGGGCGAAGGTCATGGCGTCGTCGATGCTGCCGTCATCCATGCCGCGGCCGTCGTCGATGAGCCGCAGACCTACGACCGCACCGTCCTCCTCGAGGAATCTCACGAGGATGTTCTTCGCGCCCGCATCGATGCTGTTGTCCACCAAGTCCGCGATCGCGGTCTCGAACGAATGGTGTCGTCCGACAGCCTGTGCGATGGAGGGGTCCGGTGGCACGTCACGGGTTCGGGTGATCTTGGGGCCGTTGTCCATGGTCACAGTTCCTCGAATCGGTTCCGGCTGAATCCGAGTTGCACTCCGTTCTCACGGACGGTTCGGACCACGGCGTCCGGGAATCCTGAACGCTTGTCCGCATCGACGGTCAGTCGGATCTCGAAGGTGTCAGGATCAGACGATTTCAAGTGGATCAGCAGCTCTTCGGCGATCTGCCGAAGTTGTGCGCTCAGGTCTCCGGTCGGCTTGATGTCGACGGCTCCCCGGTAACGGGCGTTCTGAACACTGTCCACCGCCGGGGCGACGGGACCGCGGTCGGAGGCCTGCGACTGCGAGGACCCGCCTCCCCTTTCAAGAACCGTCGTCAATGTCGCTTCGGCTACAGTGGGCGCTTCCTGGGCCCGCCGGAGGTCCTCCCGGTCGCGTTGAGCCCGAGCGAGCGCAGGACGGACCAGGAGGGTCGAGTCGAGGATGACGGGCGGTTCAGCGTCCTCAAGCGGGATTCTCAGTCCGATGAAGTCTCCGCTCTCCGCGTCGTAGGCATCCGCCAGCGCGAACCCGATCTGGGCCCAGGCAGGGTCGGACATGGCTCCGGCCACGGCGGTGAGCAGGACCTGCTTGTCGCGCAGCCTCGCCAGGTAGGGGTATCTCACGTGGTAGTCCCAGAGCTCTCCGACGGTGATCCGGCCGTCGTTCCACCTGCTTCGCAGGTGGTTCTGAAGCTCGATGCCGATCGACTGCATGGAGAAGTGGGTGATCACCGCGTCGGTCTTCTCCAGCTTTTCGCCGGCCGCCCGGATCACGGAATCACGGGCGCCGTCCGCTTTGATCTGGGAAGTGGTCCACGGGGAGGACCCGGAGGACTGCTGGGGAACCATCGCCCAGATCCACGTCTCCCGGATCCGCTGATCGACGGTGTCGTTCAGGGACGCGACGCGCTGCTGCGCGG
Above is a window of Arthrobacter sp. Y-9 DNA encoding:
- a CDS encoding very short patch repair endonuclease — encoded protein: MESDASWASSSGVRRSMQSNRGRDTGLELAVRKRLHANGLRYRVDFAPVPGFRRRADLVFTRLKLAVFLDGCFWHGCPLHSQVVQHNATFWAGKLARNVERDLETTRVLAENGWTVLRYWEHQPVESIVEHIETAVSLARAREGEEPK
- a CDS encoding PD-(D/E)XK motif protein; the encoded protein is MSERDLSPDTVEEYFSAGVEAAFTLSESTDSVLEIDPSRQELRLISPALGGDPDVASYEHIRVERINVIGKQGDWFRLTVNATYLHYEAYVLIVSIVDQLESGASFRHAVSESLAGLKGLLSSRRKMSDEKEAGLLGELIVLGHAIDRLGEDQAMQAWLGPYSEEHDFGFEDFDVEVKTTRSESRVHVIGTESQLQPAGDRTLYLLSLQVTLAGASGDGFTLAELITSIRRRIDRARRTFDTALQGLGWADEAADLYVTRFQVRSTPRAYFVDDQFPAITAPRLDQVVPQRILVSAVSYRVDVSHLNFVVPPAPLEDFCEEPA
- a CDS encoding ATP-binding protein, whose protein sequence is MDNGPKITRTRDVPPDPSIAQAVGRHHSFETAIADLVDNSIDAGAKNILVRFLEEDGAVVGLRLIDDGRGMDDGSIDDAMTFARKRDYQVGDLGHFGLGLKAASLSQADILRVYSRRNGAPSTGRMIEASEPTKVSDLDTDEVDDILGRLRVDFAFPNGTVVEWSQPRTFLSSEDGSDRARWLDARINSVTSHLGVVFHRLLASGAVRIGVEVFDVEYSESGVPRQVQPIDPFGYSRLPNDDYPARIQVSLDGTTVEGRAHIWPAAQSGRPEFRLGGKPGALAQGFYFYRADRLLQIGGWNTLTVNRPELEYARIELDIAEPLGAHITINPEKAGLELDSDLRHALRHAVVGAQGMAFSEFLEAAAGSRAEARKYTKRPVELVEPGRGFGADLIDAFESSVERVAADPVDIRWQVELTEAPIRVDLDRRTIWLNEQYRDVIAGPNSMDAADAPFVKTLLMIVYSKYFEGSHLGPREKAEISAWEQLLTAALREELSQQSRKLGENDE
- a CDS encoding Z1 domain-containing protein, coding for MTDAVSELVTAIQVVFNGMREVGPRPLIKRVNNELEDLGLESAEAEIIDAIIGGDGNSTAQKAAHMCLAKWDAQTDAEWAGDTERHSRERRDLVFEKLGISSDSRERLDVKFPTVAQRDTVISNPGPWDPWYTSDRRAAHDFYWNAYKGVLERGGWTPEAIAGLDESTTDIVGRLADPAGESSYQSKGLVVGYVQSGKTANFTGITAKAIDAGYRLVVVLTGTIELLRGQTQRRLDRELVGEENILGGRDPEDPAAVRGVDYIGDGDTDWLAGKFLKHGIDINSAPDIPAIKRLTTASGDYKALKAGLDALDYRRTGELRDPKKPLYDPFNLFGTDVRLAVVKKNKVVLEKLLRDLRDIHASLKEIPVLVIDDEADQASVNTTNPNRAKTTEAKERTAINGLISRILSEMPRAQYVGYTATPFANVFVSPEDSVDIFPTDFIVALDPPPAYMGGKQFHDLEPLPDDEAIDASNSNEKAFVRNLYAASPEKEREELRKALDSFVLSGAIKLWRSEQDPELNFRHHTMLVHQSVKQDEHKELKDLILDVWNTSDFNRPAGLARLRQLFESDFRVVHESRDDWDAALPGTFDELKRHIGQALDLMLVKGDPVVIVNGSKESDYKAMDFATGRYWRVMVGGTKLSRGFTVEGLTVSYYRRKANAADTLMQMGRWFGYRPGYRDLVRLFIARDVTDARGKTFDLYDAFTAIIQDEEAFRAQLKRFAKLGEDGRPEVRPIDVPPLVFQQLPWLKPTGVNKMYNAELDFEGDGGQLKDFPRQADRGDGSNNATHFSVVRGWLDDLGELTEFEYVEGSRAQDPKTKTFEARVAIVDAESVYQALKQFSWTEGFSFAPTLRFMRQAIDKGLLKDWAIVVPDLKKIPYRDVEGVSVQLLNRARRGDRGGFSGSSFRQRAAIERIAGNSAAPGGAEAAKLSEPTRGAMLLTFAADPESLDKADRDPDLLADPVHVEDVATLFSLAMPYASAPRGRIGFRVIDKSKEDQAIIDAV